In a single window of the Olivibacter sp. SDN3 genome:
- a CDS encoding glycoside hydrolase family 28 protein yields the protein MTQLMHSIFCHYKPYVCLIFLLLPALSVLADDPVWVSKVGSRDFNIAQQQFVANNYGALGDGITLNTNSLQQAIDACAEAGGGTVVLKPGKYLTGAIFLKSGVCLQLDEGVEILGSQELKDYPIIDTRVAGIEMKWPAALVNIIGQKKASITGKGIINGQGKPFWDAYWSLRKEYEPKGLRWIVDYDAQRPRTLLVDNCEDIVIKELTFQEAGFWTVHLLYSSYITVDGVVIRNNTKGIGPSTDGIDIDSSSWILVKNADIDCNDDNFCIKSGRDWDGLRVNRPTEYVLITDCISRRGGGLITFGSETSGGMRHIIARNLKAQGTKVGMRFKSARNRGGVVEDIYLENIQMDSVDVAFEVTPNWNPSYSYSELPDGYDSNTIPQHWKKMLEPVVPERKGIPTFQHIHIAGIQVKYAKKALFVDGLEERPLEKFHLVDVSINAKDAGSIKHARNWQIENVHIQTPENESVQQTNTANIKL from the coding sequence ATGACACAGCTTATGCACAGCATTTTTTGCCACTATAAACCATATGTATGCTTAATCTTTTTGCTTTTACCTGCCCTTTCGGTACTAGCGGATGATCCGGTTTGGGTTTCCAAAGTTGGTTCGCGTGATTTTAATATCGCTCAGCAACAATTCGTCGCAAATAATTACGGCGCGCTCGGCGACGGTATCACGTTAAATACAAATAGCTTACAGCAAGCTATTGACGCCTGTGCAGAAGCAGGTGGAGGAACTGTGGTTCTAAAACCGGGAAAATACCTTACGGGAGCTATTTTCTTAAAAAGCGGTGTGTGTTTGCAGCTCGATGAGGGGGTGGAAATCTTGGGGAGCCAGGAACTGAAAGACTATCCCATCATAGATACCCGCGTGGCGGGGATTGAAATGAAATGGCCTGCCGCCCTAGTAAATATTATCGGACAAAAAAAAGCCAGTATAACAGGAAAAGGCATCATTAACGGTCAGGGAAAACCGTTCTGGGATGCCTATTGGTCGCTACGAAAGGAATACGAACCGAAAGGTTTGCGTTGGATCGTGGATTACGATGCACAAAGGCCACGTACCTTACTTGTAGATAACTGTGAGGATATCGTGATTAAGGAGCTGACATTCCAGGAGGCGGGCTTTTGGACAGTACATCTCTTGTATTCATCGTATATAACAGTAGATGGCGTTGTTATTCGTAATAACACAAAGGGTATAGGGCCCAGTACCGATGGTATTGATATCGATTCGTCTTCCTGGATTTTGGTAAAAAATGCCGATATCGATTGTAACGATGATAATTTCTGCATCAAGTCGGGACGCGACTGGGATGGGCTACGTGTTAATCGGCCTACTGAGTATGTGTTGATTACCGATTGTATCTCGCGCAGGGGCGGTGGCTTGATTACTTTTGGAAGCGAAACTTCTGGAGGGATGCGACATATCATCGCCAGAAACTTAAAAGCGCAGGGTACGAAGGTGGGTATGCGCTTTAAATCTGCACGTAATCGGGGAGGCGTAGTCGAGGATATCTATCTGGAAAATATTCAAATGGATAGTGTTGATGTTGCTTTTGAAGTAACACCTAACTGGAATCCTTCTTATAGCTATTCGGAGCTGCCCGATGGTTACGATAGTAATACCATACCCCAGCATTGGAAAAAAATGCTAGAACCTGTGGTTCCGGAACGTAAGGGTATTCCAACATTCCAACATATTCATATAGCGGGTATTCAGGTCAAATATGCCAAAAAGGCCCTCTTTGTAGATGGTCTGGAAGAGCGCCCATTGGAAAAATTCCATTTAGTAGATGTAAGTATAAATGCTAAAGATGCGGGAAGCATCAAACATGCCCGTAACTGGCAGATAGAAAATGTACATATTCAAACCCCAGAAAATGAATCCGTCCAGCAAACAAACACAGCAAACATCAAATTATAA
- a CDS encoding glycoside hydrolase family protein, translated as MMSLNRKGFIQRLAVTAAGLAIGSDFLSAAGHPALQASSFSKKLEPIGRALEIAGYYVWCNSPIIGPDGKTHVFFSRWKAELGMSGWISGSEIAHAVAEAPDQPFELRETVLAPRGEGYWDATTCHNPLVKVVNGKYYLFYMGNANGKTDTKRIGLATADSLDGPWSRGDAPLLLPGSAGAWDDHCTTNPAWVSSPEGKSMLFYKSWNTKEYESASGDIRGNRKYGLAFADHPGGPYEKYANNPVIDFSAKGDNRQFEDAFVWREDGKYKMIARDMGVYNHEVGLIMESKDGIQWTEPQIAYHALSRYVKEPPAPSHLKRYGRLERPMLLLENDKPAWLFGTSQGGKFGTSSAFIFKCS; from the coding sequence ATGATGTCACTCAATAGAAAGGGGTTCATCCAACGATTGGCAGTTACCGCCGCAGGTTTGGCCATTGGCAGCGATTTCTTAAGCGCTGCCGGCCATCCTGCATTACAAGCGTCTTCTTTCAGTAAAAAGCTTGAACCCATTGGTCGGGCATTGGAGATAGCCGGCTACTACGTATGGTGCAACAGTCCAATTATTGGTCCCGATGGGAAAACACATGTGTTTTTTTCGAGATGGAAGGCTGAATTGGGAATGAGCGGTTGGATCAGCGGATCGGAAATTGCCCATGCAGTTGCGGAAGCGCCTGACCAGCCTTTTGAATTGCGGGAAACTGTACTGGCGCCGCGGGGCGAAGGTTACTGGGATGCGACTACTTGTCATAACCCACTTGTTAAGGTTGTCAACGGTAAATACTACCTATTTTACATGGGGAATGCGAATGGCAAAACGGATACCAAACGTATAGGACTGGCAACGGCAGATTCGCTTGATGGTCCATGGAGCCGCGGTGATGCACCGTTATTGTTGCCGGGATCAGCCGGAGCCTGGGACGACCATTGTACCACAAATCCCGCATGGGTATCCAGCCCAGAAGGAAAAAGTATGCTCTTCTATAAGTCTTGGAATACAAAAGAATATGAGTCGGCCTCGGGAGATATCCGCGGGAATAGAAAATATGGCCTGGCCTTCGCCGATCATCCAGGAGGACCGTATGAAAAATACGCAAATAATCCCGTTATCGATTTTTCTGCTAAGGGTGATAACCGACAGTTTGAAGACGCCTTCGTTTGGCGGGAGGATGGTAAATATAAAATGATTGCCCGGGATATGGGCGTGTATAATCATGAAGTAGGATTAATTATGGAATCAAAAGACGGCATCCAATGGACGGAACCACAAATAGCTTATCATGCTTTAAGTCGTTATGTGAAAGAACCTCCGGCTCCTTCTCATCTAAAACGATATGGCAGGTTGGAAAGACCGATGTTACTGCTTGAAAATGATAAACCGGCCTGGTTGTTCGGAACATCGCAAGGAGGAAAGTTTGGTACCTCAAGCGCCTTTATTTTTAAGTGTAGCTAA
- a CDS encoding RagB/SusD family nutrient uptake outer membrane protein, which translates to MKRVIIIISLLGLFCSCEKELDQNPISDPTIETFYAIPNDFIQGANAIYAALRTYPDRQLNLSETRSDNLYAASDGGVRDWEGINGFHRTLMGNPYVAEAWLTNYNGINRANVLLQQLEINGEIVTDAELRQRLEGEARFLRALFYFDLVRWYGRVPIVDRVISASEAAEIPQSDVAEIYNFIIADLQAAAAFLPAKANYAGVDRGRATNAAAQTLLALVHMTRSGPDYGINGPGLGLNEWQQAADLLDEVINSGAYQLLEGNNAYASIFSYDNENNMEVIFDVQYEVNQNPVVGGTFAWLLAPDTWFNANGHPNQGGLTIRPVSNNLLDSYEEGDVRRTFSIQTGYTFNGVFEPRSFFKKYIDLSRVPNNRVDWPINFIVLRYTDVLLLRAECILNGASGSQQQVDDVVNQVRSRAGLGTVSGVNLAQLMEERRKEFAAEGSRWHDLIRTGLVEPVMTSWIEREDELSRINPFQLNYTLYPIPQAELDAKPGIYTQNPGY; encoded by the coding sequence ATGAAGAGAGTTATTATTATCATAAGTTTGCTGGGGTTATTTTGCAGCTGTGAAAAAGAACTGGATCAAAACCCGATCTCCGACCCAACAATAGAAACATTTTATGCGATTCCAAACGATTTTATTCAGGGAGCCAATGCGATCTACGCTGCGTTAAGAACTTATCCTGATCGGCAGCTGAATTTGTCTGAAACCCGATCCGACAACCTTTATGCCGCATCAGATGGTGGTGTACGCGATTGGGAGGGTATCAACGGCTTTCATCGTACACTAATGGGCAACCCTTATGTGGCAGAAGCATGGCTTACCAACTATAACGGTATTAACCGAGCAAATGTATTGCTTCAACAGTTGGAAATCAACGGAGAGATTGTAACCGATGCTGAACTACGCCAACGTTTGGAAGGTGAAGCGCGCTTCCTACGGGCATTGTTCTACTTTGATTTGGTTAGATGGTATGGCAGGGTTCCGATCGTTGATCGGGTGATTTCGGCATCCGAAGCAGCCGAGATCCCGCAAAGTGACGTCGCAGAGATTTACAACTTCATCATAGCAGATCTACAAGCAGCTGCAGCATTTTTACCGGCAAAAGCTAACTATGCCGGCGTAGACCGGGGCCGTGCTACCAATGCTGCGGCACAGACCTTACTGGCACTCGTACACATGACACGATCGGGACCGGATTATGGGATAAATGGGCCCGGCCTGGGGCTGAATGAGTGGCAGCAAGCTGCGGATCTATTGGATGAAGTGATCAATAGTGGCGCTTATCAACTGCTGGAAGGAAATAATGCCTACGCATCTATTTTTTCTTATGATAATGAGAACAATATGGAGGTCATATTCGATGTACAGTATGAAGTGAATCAAAATCCGGTAGTGGGCGGAACATTTGCCTGGTTGCTGGCACCAGACACCTGGTTCAACGCTAATGGTCATCCTAACCAAGGTGGATTAACAATCAGACCGGTATCGAACAATTTGTTGGATTCCTATGAAGAAGGGGACGTGCGGAGAACTTTCTCCATACAGACAGGCTACACTTTTAATGGTGTATTCGAACCTCGATCTTTCTTTAAGAAATATATCGATCTTTCAAGAGTACCAAACAACAGAGTGGATTGGCCTATTAATTTTATTGTACTTCGATACACCGATGTACTTTTGTTACGTGCCGAATGCATCCTGAATGGCGCTTCAGGATCACAACAACAGGTAGATGATGTGGTCAATCAGGTCCGTAGTCGAGCAGGCTTGGGCACAGTGAGTGGCGTGAACTTAGCGCAGCTAATGGAAGAAAGGAGAAAGGAGTTTGCCGCAGAAGGCTCCAGATGGCATGATCTGATCAGAACTGGTTTGGTGGAACCGGTCATGACGAGTTGGATAGAAAGGGAAGATGAACTTTCCAGGATAAACCCTTTTCAGCTGAACTATACCTTGTACCCCATCCCGCAGGCCGAATTGGATGCCAAACCGGGTATTTATACACAGAACCCTGGTTACTAG
- a CDS encoding oligogalacturonate lyase family protein, with the protein MRCLTVLILLLIFAGELAAQPILETGGREMPNEWIDDVTQHRIVKLVRRPGINLSFYFHNNPFVGNKMVFYGSDEYQKENYPGELDKRAQEIYNLNVKNKQLYMVDLKTLEVQQLSRRNGPVAGEIVHNNTGKVYYQSNDSVFSIDVNTRKEQLVFVFPEDFKASITTVNANGTLLGGAYATDAEKEISRKYPEKSQFFNRIYEAKLPRTLFTINIANGELQKVFTDSAWLNHVQFSPTDPHLLMFCHEGPWHKVDRIWTIDVSKRAQPTLIHKRMMAMEIAGHEWFSSDGQYIWYDLQLPRGETFYISGTNLQTGEEVKYQLTQNEWSVHYTTSPDQSKFAGDGGDPGAVAKAPDGQYIYEFIPEDRQNIQSQKLVNMKNHNYKLEPNVHYSPDGKWIIFRANFEGFEGIYAVEI; encoded by the coding sequence ATGCGATGCTTAACCGTATTAATATTACTGCTGATTTTTGCTGGGGAACTGGCTGCACAGCCTATATTGGAAACAGGAGGCAGGGAAATGCCTAACGAGTGGATAGACGATGTGACGCAGCACCGTATCGTGAAACTCGTCCGAAGGCCCGGGATAAACCTGAGCTTTTACTTTCATAACAATCCATTTGTCGGAAATAAAATGGTGTTCTATGGAAGCGATGAATATCAAAAAGAAAACTACCCCGGCGAACTAGATAAACGGGCACAGGAGATCTACAATCTTAATGTGAAAAATAAGCAACTTTATATGGTTGATTTAAAAACGCTTGAGGTGCAACAATTGAGCCGCCGTAATGGGCCTGTAGCGGGTGAAATTGTACACAATAATACGGGAAAGGTTTACTACCAAAGCAACGACAGCGTTTTTTCCATTGACGTAAACACAAGAAAGGAACAATTGGTTTTTGTTTTTCCTGAAGATTTTAAAGCTTCCATTACGACTGTAAATGCCAATGGTACCTTATTGGGCGGAGCCTATGCTACGGATGCTGAAAAGGAGATATCCAGAAAATATCCCGAGAAAAGCCAGTTTTTCAATCGTATATATGAGGCTAAACTGCCGCGCACCTTATTTACGATCAATATCGCCAATGGTGAATTGCAAAAGGTTTTTACCGATAGTGCTTGGCTCAACCATGTGCAGTTTTCACCTACAGATCCTCATCTGCTTATGTTCTGTCACGAAGGCCCTTGGCATAAGGTAGACCGCATCTGGACAATAGATGTCTCGAAACGTGCGCAACCCACATTGATCCATAAGCGAATGATGGCTATGGAAATAGCCGGACATGAATGGTTCAGCAGTGATGGTCAATACATATGGTACGATTTGCAATTACCCCGAGGCGAAACCTTCTATATAAGTGGTACAAATCTACAGACAGGAGAGGAGGTCAAATATCAACTTACACAGAACGAATGGTCGGTACATTATACTACATCCCCCGACCAAAGTAAATTTGCCGGTGATGGAGGTGATCCCGGCGCTGTAGCCAAAGCCCCTGATGGACAGTATATTTATGAATTCATCCCAGAGGATCGACAAAATATTCAATCGCAAAAATTAGTGAATATGAAAAATCACAATTATAAACTCGAACCCAATGTGCATTACTCGCCCGATGGGAAATGGATCATTTTCCGGGCAAATTTTGAGGGTTTTGAAGGAATTTATGCCGTAGAAATATAG
- a CDS encoding TonB-dependent receptor, whose translation MDLKSQQNSIKIALFKKNPNQLARLTLFLWVMLAVLSQVNAQDSQPIRGTVTGAGSNEPLPGVSVRVSGGQGGASTDANGNFTIDAKIGSTLTFTFVGYKTQDVVVNSATLSVMLEEDNQNLEEVVVVGYGQQKRGDITGAVTTMNTEQLTERPLPRVDQALVGQMAGVRVQQTTGNPGQGMSVQVRGVGSISAGNEPLYVVDGFPLSGASPNASGGYPTGTPLDNINPNDIESIQVLKDASAAAIYGSRAANGVVIITTKKGKSGKPIINLNTYAGFNERSRKLDVLSGEEWIDRAVEMINDQWVQSGSGRTASQSTAERRQLLGLADDQVDTRFMYDDRWMQPGYPGLNLIDWQDATFRRGLTQNYQLSASGGTDAVKYYVSGNYNGQEGMVKEQSFTSYAARANVEVKANERLTFGINLTPTYSINEDPGVEGKDNILHQLVSMSPVQEAGAGLYPNVGDIGQYQWSTSPNSPLGKLEQTEAATKRFRTVGSLFGQYEIVDGLTFKTTLNLDHVDNTFKRYIPFTITGSLPNRESDLTRRTSGTYSTFRRQTFVNENTLSYNKTLAENHNLSALLGFSYNSDKLDNATMSSQNGYGSSTITTLNYAIGVNGNTTETKNVLLSYFARLQYAFKDKYLLSASARRDGSSRFGANTKWGWFPSVSGGWRISEEAFMAGIKETVNDLKLRASWGTSGNYNIGDYSSLSLLGNYAYALGGELVTGLAPSGIFNPNLTWEKSNTIDVGLDVGFLNGRITAAVDYYDRKSTALLLNVPISQITGFVSSLDNAGSVRNRGWEFEVNSQNVVGNDFQWSTSFNFSHNNNKLLSLASGQSQILIPSEFDISHSILRVGDPMYSIYVVRQDGILSQQDIDNGVPLFGNQSAGDPRYFDANGDGVIDENDRMIMGQPNPKFIWGITNTFRYKGFDLSVLLQGQWGGHIYSLFGRAVNRTGTGFVDNVIGSWRDRWRSEEDPGNGEVGKTTSTFGRIKNTDWLYPSDYLRVRNITLGYDLGRIVSKNIFSGARIFVTAENFFGFDRYDGGFNPEATNTNLSGSSDFPEAGDYGGLPIPKSLIFGLNVTF comes from the coding sequence ATGGATCTAAAATCGCAACAAAACAGTATTAAAATCGCACTGTTTAAGAAAAATCCCAATCAACTGGCGCGTCTTACTCTTTTTCTATGGGTAATGTTAGCTGTCTTGTCACAGGTAAACGCACAGGATAGTCAGCCCATACGCGGTACGGTAACGGGAGCGGGGAGCAATGAGCCCTTGCCGGGCGTATCCGTGCGGGTGAGCGGGGGGCAGGGCGGAGCCTCAACGGATGCCAATGGAAATTTTACCATTGACGCTAAGATAGGAAGTACCCTAACATTCACTTTTGTAGGTTACAAAACACAGGATGTTGTGGTCAATAGCGCTACCTTATCCGTGATGCTCGAAGAAGATAATCAAAATCTCGAAGAAGTGGTCGTGGTGGGTTATGGCCAGCAAAAAAGAGGAGATATTACAGGTGCCGTTACCACCATGAATACCGAACAGTTAACGGAACGTCCCCTGCCACGTGTAGACCAAGCTCTGGTGGGTCAGATGGCGGGAGTTAGGGTACAGCAGACCACGGGTAACCCCGGTCAGGGAATGAGTGTTCAGGTACGGGGAGTAGGGTCTATTTCAGCTGGTAACGAACCATTATACGTAGTGGATGGTTTCCCGCTATCGGGTGCGAGCCCTAATGCCAGTGGAGGATACCCTACCGGCACACCTTTGGATAATATCAACCCAAATGATATAGAATCTATTCAGGTGTTGAAAGACGCTTCTGCTGCAGCTATTTATGGATCGAGGGCTGCCAACGGCGTAGTAATCATTACGACTAAAAAGGGTAAATCGGGTAAACCGATCATTAACCTGAATACCTATGCCGGCTTTAACGAACGTAGCCGCAAACTCGATGTATTAAGTGGCGAAGAGTGGATCGATCGTGCAGTCGAAATGATTAACGATCAATGGGTGCAATCGGGGTCGGGACGGACGGCAAGTCAGTCGACTGCCGAAAGAAGACAGCTGTTAGGACTTGCTGACGATCAGGTGGATACGCGTTTTATGTACGACGATCGCTGGATGCAACCCGGGTATCCTGGCTTAAATCTCATCGACTGGCAGGATGCTACCTTCAGAAGGGGGCTAACGCAAAACTATCAATTATCGGCAAGTGGTGGAACGGATGCCGTAAAATACTACGTGTCCGGTAACTACAACGGTCAGGAAGGTATGGTAAAGGAACAAAGTTTTACCTCCTACGCGGCTAGAGCAAATGTGGAAGTAAAAGCCAATGAACGCCTAACCTTTGGTATTAACTTAACGCCCACCTATTCTATTAATGAAGACCCGGGAGTGGAAGGAAAAGACAATATCCTCCACCAGCTCGTATCTATGAGCCCGGTACAGGAAGCCGGTGCGGGGCTTTACCCGAACGTGGGCGATATCGGACAGTATCAATGGAGCACTTCACCTAACAGTCCGTTGGGTAAACTGGAACAAACGGAAGCAGCAACCAAACGCTTCAGAACAGTTGGGTCGTTATTTGGACAGTATGAGATCGTCGACGGCTTAACTTTTAAAACCACACTCAACCTGGATCATGTAGATAATACTTTCAAACGTTACATACCATTCACGATCACAGGGAGCTTACCCAATAGAGAGTCGGATTTAACGCGTAGAACTTCTGGTACTTATAGTACTTTCAGACGTCAAACCTTTGTAAACGAAAATACCTTAAGTTACAATAAGACGCTGGCTGAAAATCATAACCTCTCTGCGTTGTTAGGTTTTTCCTATAATTCCGATAAGCTCGATAATGCCACCATGTCTTCACAAAACGGCTACGGAAGCAGTACGATCACTACATTGAACTACGCTATCGGTGTGAATGGTAATACAACAGAAACAAAAAATGTGTTACTTTCTTATTTTGCCCGCTTACAATATGCGTTTAAGGACAAATATCTCTTAAGTGCCTCAGCAAGACGTGACGGATCCTCACGTTTTGGGGCAAATACCAAATGGGGATGGTTCCCTTCAGTCTCCGGAGGATGGCGTATTTCTGAAGAGGCATTCATGGCCGGTATCAAAGAGACAGTGAACGATCTGAAACTGAGAGCTAGCTGGGGTACATCCGGTAATTATAATATAGGCGATTACAGCAGCTTATCGCTACTGGGGAATTATGCTTATGCTTTAGGAGGCGAGCTGGTAACGGGATTAGCACCCAGCGGTATATTTAATCCTAATTTGACCTGGGAAAAGTCTAACACAATTGATGTCGGCTTAGACGTCGGTTTTCTAAATGGTAGAATAACGGCGGCAGTAGATTATTACGATCGAAAAAGTACGGCCTTGCTCCTAAATGTGCCTATTTCCCAAATAACGGGTTTTGTGTCGTCTCTGGATAATGCAGGTAGTGTTCGCAACCGTGGTTGGGAGTTTGAGGTCAATAGCCAGAATGTTGTCGGAAATGATTTCCAATGGTCAACCTCCTTCAATTTTAGCCATAATAATAATAAGCTGCTTTCTTTGGCCAGCGGACAGTCACAGATTTTAATTCCTTCGGAATTTGATATATCACACAGTATATTAAGAGTGGGCGACCCCATGTACAGCATTTATGTGGTTCGCCAAGATGGTATTTTAAGTCAGCAGGATATAGACAATGGTGTGCCACTTTTCGGCAACCAAAGCGCAGGAGACCCCAGGTATTTCGATGCGAATGGCGATGGCGTAATTGATGAGAACGACCGGATGATCATGGGGCAACCCAACCCAAAATTTATTTGGGGGATAACCAATACTTTCCGTTATAAAGGTTTTGATCTCAGCGTGCTGTTGCAAGGTCAATGGGGTGGCCATATTTATTCCTTATTCGGTAGGGCAGTAAATCGTACAGGGACTGGATTCGTAGATAATGTAATCGGTAGTTGGCGTGACCGGTGGCGTTCGGAAGAAGATCCTGGCAATGGAGAGGTCGGAAAAACGACTTCCACTTTTGGACGTATAAAAAATACCGACTGGCTCTACCCGTCTGATTACTTACGGGTTAGAAATATCACCCTCGGGTATGATCTGGGACGTATCGTGAGCAAAAATATTTTCAGCGGAGCACGCATTTTCGTTACTGCAGAAAACTTTTTTGGCTTTGATAGATACGATGGGGGATTCAATCCGGAAGCAACTAACACCAATTTGAGTGGCAGTTCGGATTTTCCTGAAGCGGGCGACTATGGTGGTCTGCCTATACCCAAATCATTAATTTTTGGTTTAAATGTTACCTTTTAA
- a CDS encoding glycoside hydrolase family 28 protein: protein MYINRIIFFSFCFFVMLSMSAAGQEKVWRSSSEPMLEMAKIREQIVPPTFSEKDFLITDYGAIGDGKTKNTAAFKKAIEACHASGGGRVVVPFGTFLTGAIYLKSNVNLHLLDSTTILFSRDSSDYPIVFTRWEGMECMNYSSFIYAYGEENIAITGNGTLDGNANNDYWWWWCGAKKFGWEEGMGKQTPARNALHEMMHEEVDPKKRVFGDGHYLRPNFIQPYNCKNVLIADVKMINSPMWNINPVLCENVTVDQVKIITHGPNNDGCDPEASQNVLISNCYFDTGDDCIAIKSGRDEDGRNIARPAENHIIENCIMKDGHGGVVIGSEIAGGAKNIFAINCTMDSPNLDRVLRIKTSSSRGGVIENIFMKDIEVGTFKEAAVKCNMFYEKPGNHIPTIRNVWVENMVVEKGGKHALMVAAYPESPVSNLRMVNCKMEGIKEPFEVDYVKNLVFEKVRINGVLMDAPVGKN, encoded by the coding sequence ATGTATATAAACCGTATCATTTTTTTTAGCTTTTGTTTTTTTGTTATGTTATCGATGTCTGCCGCGGGGCAGGAAAAAGTATGGCGTTCAAGTAGCGAGCCGATGTTGGAAATGGCTAAAATACGTGAGCAGATCGTTCCTCCGACCTTTTCCGAAAAGGATTTCCTGATAACCGATTACGGAGCTATTGGAGATGGCAAAACCAAAAATACAGCAGCCTTTAAAAAAGCAATAGAAGCCTGCCATGCAAGTGGTGGTGGAAGAGTCGTGGTACCCTTTGGTACATTTCTAACAGGCGCGATTTATTTAAAAAGTAATGTTAACCTACACCTCCTAGATAGTACCACCATTTTATTCAGTAGAGATAGTAGCGACTACCCCATCGTGTTCACGCGTTGGGAAGGGATGGAATGTATGAATTATTCGTCATTCATTTATGCTTATGGGGAAGAGAATATTGCCATTACCGGTAACGGAACGCTAGATGGTAATGCCAACAATGACTATTGGTGGTGGTGGTGTGGCGCAAAAAAGTTTGGATGGGAAGAGGGTATGGGGAAGCAAACGCCTGCCCGTAATGCTTTACATGAAATGATGCATGAAGAAGTAGATCCTAAAAAGCGTGTTTTCGGCGATGGGCATTATCTACGTCCAAACTTCATTCAGCCCTATAACTGCAAAAATGTCCTCATCGCTGATGTGAAGATGATCAATTCACCTATGTGGAATATCAATCCTGTATTATGTGAAAATGTAACCGTAGATCAGGTGAAGATTATTACACATGGGCCGAATAATGACGGCTGCGATCCGGAAGCTTCTCAGAATGTATTGATCAGCAATTGCTATTTTGATACGGGCGACGATTGCATTGCTATCAAATCCGGTAGGGATGAGGATGGCAGAAATATCGCCAGACCGGCAGAAAACCACATCATCGAGAACTGCATCATGAAGGATGGTCACGGTGGAGTCGTGATCGGAAGTGAAATTGCAGGTGGTGCAAAGAATATCTTCGCCATTAATTGTACCATGGATAGCCCTAATTTAGATCGGGTACTGCGTATCAAAACGAGCTCAAGTCGGGGTGGAGTGATTGAAAATATATTTATGAAAGATATAGAGGTGGGTACCTTTAAAGAAGCGGCGGTAAAATGCAATATGTTCTATGAAAAGCCAGGCAATCATATACCAACTATCCGTAACGTTTGGGTAGAAAATATGGTGGTAGAAAAAGGAGGAAAACATGCCTTAATGGTAGCGGCCTATCCAGAATCACCGGTAAGTAACCTGCGGATGGTCAATTGTAAAATGGAGGGTATAAAAGAACCTTTCGAGGTCGACTATGTTAAAAATCTTGTTTTTGAAAAGGTGCGTATAAATGGAGTGTTAATGGATGCACCTGTAGGTAAAAATTAG